The Chryseobacterium shigense genome segment AGGCGTTATTCTATTGTAAGAAAAAAGAAAAGTCAGCGAAAAGCTGACTTTTTTATTGGTATTATTTTTCAATAAAGAATTTCACATTTTCAATAGGTCTTCCCAGCATGGCGACAGATCCTTTGATCAGGATGGGTCTCTGTATCAGGGAAGGATTCTCAGACAGGATCTTGATCCATTCTTCTTCAGAATAATTTTTATCGGCATAGTTCTCCGTGTACAGCTTATCTGTTTTGCGGATCATATGAAATACGCTCTGATTCAGCTTTTTCAATACTGTTTTGATCTCTAAAACACTCAGCGGATCTTCCACAATATTGATGATCTCGAAAGGAACACCGTTTTCATCAAGATACTCAAGTACGGCATTTGATTTAGAACAGTTTCCGTTATGTAAAACCTTAACCATCATAATGTATCATTTAAAATTAAACTCCTTTCCTCAAATTTAGGAAGAAATGAATGGAAATCTGTCTTAAATTCTGATAAAAAATTGTTAAAACAGTCCGTTCAGTTCTGCTTCTATTTTTTCCAGGATGAATCCGAAATCTTCGGGCTTTTCTACAAAATCAAGATCATCCACTTCAATAACAAGAAGTTTTCCTTCGGTGTAATTGGAGATCCATTTTTCATACTTCTGGTTCAGTTTTGAAAGGTATTCAATGCTGATGGTTGCTTCATATTCCCTTCCTCTTTTGTAGATCTTTTTCACAAGGTTCGGAACATCGGATTTTAAATAAATCAACAGATCGGGTGCGGAAACAAAAGATTTCATCAGCCCGAAAACGGATACATAATTATTGAAATCCCTGTCTGAAAGAAGTTTCATATCATTCAGGTTTTCCGCAAAAATGTGGGCATCCTCGTAAATAGTACGGTCCTGGATAATATTTTTCCCGCTTTCTCTTATCTCTTTTACCTGCCTGAACCTGCTTCCTAAAAAGTAAATCTGCAGTGCAAAACTCCACTTGCTCATGTCTGCATAAAAATCTTCTAAATAAGGGTTGTGATCCACATCTTCAAATTGTGCATCCCATCCGTAGTGCTTGGAAAGCATTGTGGTCAAAGTAGTTTTTCCGGCTCCAATATTTCCTGTAACTGCAATATGCATTCTCCTAAGTATTTTTTTATTAATTAACTAAACACCGGCGGCCTGAACTTCGGAAGTATCTTCCATCAGCTTCTGTAAAGTGGTATCAGGAGCTTTTTCTTCAGATTCCTTCTTTTCTCCGTCTGCTCTTTTTACTTCTTCTCTAACTGGTTGTTCAGAGGGTGTTTCCGTAACTGGCGACGTAGTTTCGGGTCCGGTTTCCGGCTGTGCCTGCTGTTTGGTTTCTTTTATTTTTTCAAGGCTGTAAAGATAGAGTTTGTTCGCTTTGATTTCAAAATAAGAAAGGATGTTTTTATCCACAATTTGTGCGTCTTTATCTTCAAAAATTTTTAACATTCCTTTTTCAGGATCATATTTCTGGATTGAATTGTCTGCAACTACCAAAACAACATCGTTCTCTCTTCTGAATCTTTTCCCGTTTTCCAGCAGGGCTTCAAAGAGTTTTTCAAATTTCAGGGAATATACCCTGATGTGTTTTCTGGTTAAAATATAGACTTTATTTTCGAATACGAGCAGGTCCATCAGATCATCAAAACTGATGTCGAAAGGATAGGAATTGATGGTTGTCTCGTTCCTGAAATTGTACTGGATAAGACGTTTTGTACTGTCATCCAAAAGCCATAACTGCTGAAGATCTTCGGCATAGGCCATTTTAATGAAACCAAATTTCTGTTTGAAATCAATTTTCTGGATTTCGTTCATATTCTGGTCCACAAATTTCATTTCCTGTGCATTTTCAGAGAATAAAGGTACACTCAGAGGGTTCTGAACCGTCTGCACTTTGTAGGGAACCGTGAGCATCATTTTACCAAGCTGTTTTCCTAAGGAATCATATTTGGTAAAGCTGAAGTCTTTGTTTTTATAGATGTACAGATTTCCGTAATCGTCTGCCAGCATATCTTTGGCTTCCTTCAGTTTCAGTGTATCCAAAGGAAGGGATTTCTGTGCAGTAACGGTACAGAAAAGGAAAAGGAATATTATGTTGAAAAACTTCACTCTGATTTTTTAATGAGGTCAAGATACTGAAAAATAATTTCATCCAAAAGGGGATCAAAATTAATTGAATTATCCTAATACTGAACTTATTTAATCTTTTAATTAAAAATAGCGCTCCTGAAGGAACGCTATATATTTTAGATAAAGTTCATTAATTATTTAATCTGAACTTCATAAATCTTCGACCAGTTTTTACCGGTTACAAGCATATTATCTCCTTTGAAGGTAATACCGTTCAATACATCATCGCTTCCTTTGGTATTCTTCTTGGCAATATCTGTAAAGTCAAATGTACCTACTACTTCTCCGGTTGCAGGATTGATCTTCAGCACAATCGGTTTCTGCCATACGTTGGCATAGATAAATCCGTTGTGGTATTCAAGTTCATTCAATTGGTCATAAGCCTGTGAACTTCCTGCCACGGCAATATATTTGATCAGTTTTGAAGGATTGCTGGCATCAAGGAAATATAAAAGTTTACTTCCGTCTGAGGCAATCAGGTTTTTCCCGTCATAGGTAAGTCCCCATCCTTCTCCCAATACATTTGGATAAGGAAATTCCGACAGAAGCTTCAGAGAATTTTTATCATAGATATATCCTTTTTTGCTTTGCCATGTTAACTGATATACTTTATCTCCTACGATTGTGCTCCCTTCAGAGAAATCTTCCTGAGCCTGTTTGGTAGAAGCCAGCGGAGTTGTGGTTCCCAATGTATATTTCAGGATCTGTGAAGAACCGTTTTGCCCGTCACTTTCATAAATAGTGTTTCCTTCAATCTGGAATCCCTGCACAAAATTCTTGGGATCATGCGGATATTCGGCTATGATCTGATAGGTTATATTTTTTTCAGGACTTTTCGCAAATACGTTGATGGTGGCATCCTGGTTTAATACTTTTCCTCCTTTTGTTTTGATATTGAAGGTAACGGCATTATCGCCTAATGTAAAAAATTTAGGGTCAACCGTTAAGCTCGAAGTTTCCTTATCGCCAAAGCTGATACTGATGCTTTCTGCATTTTCCGTCACCTCTTTCGGAAGCTCAAGTTTATCACCGAAGTGGTATCCTTTTTCCGTCATTGAATTATTATACTCATTCAGAGTGTTCAGGATCTTTTCATCTTTATTACAAGACGCCAGCATCAAAACCACTGCCAAACCTACTATTATATTTTTTTTCATTGAATTTCTAAATATTTCCCCAAAAATAGCAAATTTTATTCCGTATTTCCAATATTATCAGCAGGCTGTCCAAATTGTAGTATATAACCGTTGTTATCATATATTGCAAATTCTCTCATTTCCCATTCAAAAGTCTCAATTTCATAGCAGATTTTTGCTTTTGCTTTAAGGTCTTCCCAGAGATCATCAACTTTGTCTACATTGAAATACAATGAGCCTGTGAAATTGATTCCATTAGGTTTTTCATAATCATTCTCGGACAGCATGATCTGTACATCGTCCTTACGGATGGAGGCCCACTGCCAATCATCATTCCTTCCCATTAAAGTAAAGCCTAGAATCTGTGTGTAAAATCCTATGGTTTCGTCCATATTTTCAACCCAGAGTATGGGACGGAGCGCTGTAAATGTTGTCATTGCTGAAGGGATTCAAATGTATTTTTATTGATTTTCATATTAAGGGAAAGCCATAATTCATTATCAATACTGACTTCACTTGAAATCTTTGGGTCAATTTCAAAACCTGCTTTTTTATAGCATTCAATAGCTCCGGTATTCCAGTCGTATACATTAAGTTCCGCTGTTTCCCTGTCGAAATGGGTAAAACCATATTGCAGAAGGTTCTGTACAATTTTCTTACCGTAGCCTTTCCCTCTGTTGCTTTCATCCCAGATCAGGATTCTTCCCAGCAGAAAAGTTCTCTCTTTCAAAAAAATCTGGGCATGGCCAATCGCCTTTTGTCCGGTCTCATCAAAAACTATGAACAGGAATCTGTTTTCAGTTTCCAGATCATTCTTCAACTGTTCTTTTGTGAGCGGAAAATGATAGGCAGGACCGGCAAACTGAAGAAGCATTCTTTTGTCTTTTATTTTGGAGATCAGTTCGGAACTATCTTCTGTGGTAAAAGGCTGCAATTGTATCATATGGTCTATTTTTCCAGATATTCTTTCATGCTTTGTCCGATAATTCCATTCCATCCATCGGTAAAGCTTTTCCTTGAAAAATTTTCGCCTAAACTGTCAAAGCCTTCAATATCATCATGCGTAAGTGTCACCAATGTTCCGTTATTTTCTTCCTGAAGTTCCCAGGTTACGGCAGTCACGGCATCTGAAAACTCAGGATACGACCATGTATGTTTTAATTTTCTGTCAGGAATAATTTCCAGAATACGGCCCTGATGGTGATATTTTTTAGCATCACCCGGCTCGTAGAAATTGAATTCTTTTCCTTCTTCCAAAATAAAATCGGGGATATCAAAATACCAGGATTTCATTTCATTTTTGTCGGTTAATGCTTTCCATATTTTTTCTACAGGTGCATTTATTTTGTATTCTACAGTGATTGGGGTGTTCATATCTTTATTTTTAATTAAAAAAATTTAAATACTTGAATTCAGTTTTTCCAATACTTCTTCTTTTTCCATTTTCCAGCGTTCTGATAATTCTGAAATCAGTTCATCTGAAAATCCTATTTTTACATCGCCCCCGCCAAATCTTTCCTGATGTATTTTAAAACTTTTAACAGATTCTTCTAAAGGTTCACCGTCTGCAACTTCAACAGTACAGTTTTCGATTTTCAAAAATTTTCCGGCAAATGAACTTATGGCTGTTTCAATTGTTCTTAGGTCAATTTCTTCATCAGTATGCCAAATATCCATGAAGCGTGGTTTCACACCTTTTTCGTTTTTGGGAGCATCATAAGTCACTTCCTGGAAGTCTTCATCCTCAGGCTCGTCGTAATAGAACCAATAATGACAGACATTATCTGATAAATATTCCCGTATTGCATCAGAGAAGTCCTTTTCATCCTCTTTGTTCAGCAACTCGTTTAAAGCATTTCTTAAATATCCTTTTGCGTTTAAACAAACTGCTCCAATTCTTTCACCAGACTCATAAAACAGTTCCAGATCTTCCCAGCCGGTTTTATCACAAAGTCCATAAATTCCCCACCATAAATTGGAAGATTCTGTTTTTACAATAATTTTTTTCGCTTCCATCTGTTTAAAATACAACTTAACTGTGAGAGAATCCGGTAATCTTCGCCTCATCAAAATCCAGCTGCATTTCAATGGTTCTCATAACATGGTCATCAAAAATTTTCTCCTTTTTCATCCGGTGCAGTTCATTTCTCTGTGCCTGGATGATCTGGCGGAGCACATCTTTATTTTCGTTAATCGCATTGACATAATCTCCTGTGGAAGCCATACATTGAGCTTTATCTGCCATCAGCATCATTTCGGTTTCCAGTTTATGCTTCTGATGGCGTACCAAAGTATTTTTTTCTGCAAGGTCTGAAAAATCATTTTCCATTTTATGCAGTGCTGTTTCTTTAAGCTTGCGCATCAGGATCACTTCCTGTTTTTCTTCAGGCAATTCACTTCCGGTATCATCTATTTTCAGCCATTTCAGGATGGGGGTCAGAAGAAGTCCCTGTCCTACCAATGTGATCAATATGATAACGAAAGTTACAAATAAAATGATATTACGGTGTGGAAAAGCTTCACCATTTGGCAAAAATGCCGGAATTGAAAGCGCCGCCGCCAATGAAACCACTCCTCTCATTGCAGCAAAACTGATGATGAAAGGTTCCCGCCAGTCCGGTTTCGGAACTTTTAGTCTTAATTCTTTTGAGCAGAGTCTCGGAAAATACATGACAGCATAACTGTACAGTATTCTTGTAAAAATAATAACGCCACCAATTACAAGACTGTAAAAGATTCCTTCTGAGATTGTATAGTCTTTCATGGCGGCAACCACCACCGGAAGCTCAAGACCAATAAGAATAAAGATGATGGTATTCATCAGGAATATGAGTACGCTCCACACATTTCCGGACTGTATCCTTGTAGTATGGCTTAAGTAACAGTGTGAATTATACGACATGAGAAGACCTCCGGCAACTACTGCCAGTACTCCCGAAAAATGGAAGTGTTCTGCTCCTACATACATGATGTACGGAATAATCAGGGTGATCACAGTATCAATATTGGAGTTGGAAGGAATGATCCTCAATAAGGCTCCAAATAAGAACCCTGCTGCCACTCCAACTGCCACTCCTCCTACAGCCATCATAAAGAAATCCTGAATGGCATCTCTCCAGATAAACTGCCCTGAAATAACGGCTGCCAAAGCAAATTTAAATACAATTAAACTGGAAGCATCATTGATAAGACTTTCTCCTTCCAGAATACTGGTGATCTTTTTAGGAATCTTCATGTGTTTCAGTACGGAAGTGGCTGCCACTGCATCAGGCGGAGAATTCACTCCTCCAAGCAGGAATCCCATTGCAACGGTAAGTCCCGGAATAATGGAAGATGAAAGGTAAGCTACAACGACTGAGGTTAAAAATACAAGTCCAAACGCCATCGAGAAGATCTGCTTTCTCCATTTGTGAAAATCCTGCCATGAGGTAAACCATGCTGCCTCAAAAAGAATGGGAGGAAGAAAAATAAGGAATACAAGATCCGGCTCTATTTCAATATGCGGCATTCCGGGGATAAGGCTGATCAAAAGACCTGCAATCACCAGGAAGATGGGATAAGCTACTTTCAGCTTCTGTCCTATCATCACCAATATCATTACAGATAAGAGAACTGCAATGGATATGATAACATAACTGTGAATCATTTTAGTTTGTTTTTTGGTTGTTTTTCGGATTTTAAATTGGCTAAATACGGATGTCGCGGGCTTTAAGAAACAAAAAAATGAAAATTTTCAATGACTCCCTTTCCCTATTTATTAAAACAAAAGCGGGAAGGATCAATAATTTCTGTATTTAACCTAATTTATTTTAAAGTACAATGTTGTTCTTTGGAGTAATGGCCGGAGGAAGATCAGATTCGTCCAGCATATCTCTCATATCAATCTCTATGGTACGGCTGATCTGGGTGATCGGCACGTCGTTCGGGCTTCCTTCAAAAGGGTTTACGGAGGCTTCACCTACACTGTCGAGTGTATGGAAACACCAGGTTACCATCAATGAAAATGGGATATTAAACCAGATCGTCCAGCCTTCCAAAACGGTTCCTTCGCCCAATTTATCCAGTTCTTTCAGTAACCCAAAAGGTACGAAAAGAATAAACAGCAATAAAAGGTAGGTTGTAATGGATGAGAAGTTTCTAGGATAAGGGAAGTTCTTGATTCTTTCTGCTTTTCCCTGGTTATCCGTAAATTTTACCAACTGCTGGTTGATCTGCGTCCACTGGAAATCATTGATATCTCCTCTGGCATAGGCTTCTGATAATTCTTTACTCTGGCTGGCCATAAGCTGTGTTGCCCTGTTCTTTTTGCTTAAAATATACTGAAGTTCGGTTTCGGAAATATATTTTTTCATTTCCTCATCCAGCTGGGTCAGTCTTTCCGGAATATCATATTTTTTAGAATATTCATCGTACTGTGCGGTTCCCATATTTTCCCATGCTCTGGGCTCTCTCAGCTGGAAACGGAGTGCCGTAAGCCACGCATAGTGACGGGAAAACATTTCTTTTACTTTCTTCGGGTCTTTTGTGGAAAGAGAATCTCTCAGGATATATCCGAAACTACGGCTGTCATTAATGATTGCTCCATAAATCTGTCTCGCTTCCCAAAGCCTGCTATAACTGGCATTATTTTTAAAACCTACAATAAAAGCTACTGCAGTTCCTAAGATAGCAATGGGCTGCCAGGGAACGGAAACGAATTTCCAGCCTAAAAAGTACAATACTGTGGGTATTGCCGCCAATGCTGATAGAACGTAGATACTTCGTCTTGTCCAGGTGGCGAACTCAAGCGCCCCAAATCTCTTTCCTGAATGCATATGTGTTATTTGTTTTTGATCTGTTGATTGTATTTTCTAAACTAACCGTTTTTTTCTTCATCAAGGCACTCCGGCAAGAACTGTCAATATTAATTTTTATTAAAAGGAATATTATTATAAAAACCGATCTGGATCTGCCCGCGGTTCTTATTTTCCTGAATCTGGTTCATATAACCGGCTTCTATCCGCATATTTTTATTGATAACGTATCCTAAAGCTCCATATACCCTGTTTCTGTCGAAAACCGGACTGTCAAAATGCAGGAAGATCTCATTATATACTGAGGCATACAGTGATTTCGGAAGCATTTCTTTTTGAGTAATCGGGATGTTCAGTCCAAGCATATAACGGAATCTCATTCTGAAGTCATCTTTCAGAAAACGCTCTTCCAAACGGTATCTGTGCTGCAGGTTAAAACGTCCGAATTTCTGTTTTGTAATAAACTGCTGGAAGATCCTGTGTTCAATATTCTCTCTTTTTTCGCCATTTACATAAGGCTGACTTAAAATAAAGCCATAGCCAAGCAAAACATTATTGTTGTTTTCGGTAAGGTCATATCCTATTCCTGTACGGATCAATAATTGTTCGAGGTCTCCTATTGCATCAAAGTTACGGTACTGGATTTCGTTGTGCCAGTTCAGTTTTTTGCTGATCCTGTTGTTTCCAAAATACATATACCACGCCCCCAGATCATTTTTCTGTGCAAACGTTGCTATTGACCCCAAACCCAATACTGTAAGTACAAGCTTCGTAAAGACCTTTCTCATGTTATTCAATTACTATTATCTATCGTACAAGACAAAATTAATAATTTAAATCAATAATAGCAAACAATATTGAAAGAGGGAATAAATTGAAAATTTTTAATTAAAAGTATTTCAAAATCTGTATTGATTTAACCAGGAATCTGTTCTACCAGAATTTCATTTTCTTTTTTATCAAAATAAGTGCATGTCATATCATTAAGATCCATTTTCCATCCTTCTACTCCATTTTCTGCACAGTCGCTGCAAAATGTGAGATAATCTGTCCCGCCCTGCTGGTGAAGTTTTAATCTGGTTTTAAACTGTTCAAGGTTCAGGTTTTCTGAAACGGAGAGGTTATCATATTTTTTGCCGGTATGTCCGGACTCGTTATCTGTATCAAAATACTGTGTATTTCCATCAGAA includes the following:
- a CDS encoding glutaminyl-peptide cyclotransferase, coding for MKKNIIVGLAVVLMLASCNKDEKILNTLNEYNNSMTEKGYHFGDKLELPKEVTENAESISISFGDKETSSLTVDPKFFTLGDNAVTFNIKTKGGKVLNQDATINVFAKSPEKNITYQIIAEYPHDPKNFVQGFQIEGNTIYESDGQNGSSQILKYTLGTTTPLASTKQAQEDFSEGSTIVGDKVYQLTWQSKKGYIYDKNSLKLLSEFPYPNVLGEGWGLTYDGKNLIASDGSKLLYFLDASNPSKLIKYIAVAGSSQAYDQLNELEYHNGFIYANVWQKPIVLKINPATGEVVGTFDFTDIAKKNTKGSDDVLNGITFKGDNMLVTGKNWSKIYEVQIK
- a CDS encoding arsenate reductase family protein gives rise to the protein MMVKVLHNGNCSKSNAVLEYLDENGVPFEIINIVEDPLSVLEIKTVLKKLNQSVFHMIRKTDKLYTENYADKNYSEEEWIKILSENPSLIQRPILIKGSVAMLGRPIENVKFFIEK
- a CDS encoding Na+/H+ antiporter, encoding MIHSYVIISIAVLLSVMILVMIGQKLKVAYPIFLVIAGLLISLIPGMPHIEIEPDLVFLIFLPPILFEAAWFTSWQDFHKWRKQIFSMAFGLVFLTSVVVAYLSSSIIPGLTVAMGFLLGGVNSPPDAVAATSVLKHMKIPKKITSILEGESLINDASSLIVFKFALAAVISGQFIWRDAIQDFFMMAVGGVAVGVAAGFLFGALLRIIPSNSNIDTVITLIIPYIMYVGAEHFHFSGVLAVVAGGLLMSYNSHCYLSHTTRIQSGNVWSVLIFLMNTIIFILIGLELPVVVAAMKDYTISEGIFYSLVIGGVIIFTRILYSYAVMYFPRLCSKELRLKVPKPDWREPFIISFAAMRGVVSLAAALSIPAFLPNGEAFPHRNIILFVTFVIILITLVGQGLLLTPILKWLKIDDTGSELPEEKQEVILMRKLKETALHKMENDFSDLAEKNTLVRHQKHKLETEMMLMADKAQCMASTGDYVNAINENKDVLRQIIQAQRNELHRMKKEKIFDDHVMRTIEMQLDFDEAKITGFSHS
- a CDS encoding GNAT family N-acetyltransferase, translated to MIQLQPFTTEDSSELISKIKDKRMLLQFAGPAYHFPLTKEQLKNDLETENRFLFIVFDETGQKAIGHAQIFLKERTFLLGRILIWDESNRGKGYGKKIVQNLLQYGFTHFDRETAELNVYDWNTGAIECYKKAGFEIDPKISSEVSIDNELWLSLNMKINKNTFESLQQ
- a CDS encoding deoxynucleoside kinase, whose protein sequence is MHIAVTGNIGAGKTTLTTMLSKHYGWDAQFEDVDHNPYLEDFYADMSKWSFALQIYFLGSRFRQVKEIRESGKNIIQDRTIYEDAHIFAENLNDMKLLSDRDFNNYVSVFGLMKSFVSAPDLLIYLKSDVPNLVKKIYKRGREYEATISIEYLSKLNQKYEKWISNYTEGKLLVIEVDDLDFVEKPEDFGFILEKIEAELNGLF
- a CDS encoding SRPBCC family protein, with the protein product MNTPITVEYKINAPVEKIWKALTDKNEMKSWYFDIPDFILEEGKEFNFYEPGDAKKYHHQGRILEIIPDRKLKHTWSYPEFSDAVTAVTWELQEENNGTLVTLTHDDIEGFDSLGENFSRKSFTDGWNGIIGQSMKEYLEK
- a CDS encoding DUF1398 domain-containing protein gives rise to the protein MKFTVEQIKAEHQKVKSGADFPQYIQAIKHLGVSHYTVYVSDGNTQYFDTDNESGHTGKKYDNLSVSENLNLEQFKTRLKLHQQGGTDYLTFCSDCAENGVEGWKMDLNDMTCTYFDKKENEILVEQIPG
- a CDS encoding bestrophin family protein; protein product: MHSGKRFGALEFATWTRRSIYVLSALAAIPTVLYFLGWKFVSVPWQPIAILGTAVAFIVGFKNNASYSRLWEARQIYGAIINDSRSFGYILRDSLSTKDPKKVKEMFSRHYAWLTALRFQLREPRAWENMGTAQYDEYSKKYDIPERLTQLDEEMKKYISETELQYILSKKNRATQLMASQSKELSEAYARGDINDFQWTQINQQLVKFTDNQGKAERIKNFPYPRNFSSITTYLLLLFILFVPFGLLKELDKLGEGTVLEGWTIWFNIPFSLMVTWCFHTLDSVGEASVNPFEGSPNDVPITQISRTIEIDMRDMLDESDLPPAITPKNNIVL
- a CDS encoding DUF2490 domain-containing protein — translated: MRKVFTKLVLTVLGLGSIATFAQKNDLGAWYMYFGNNRISKKLNWHNEIQYRNFDAIGDLEQLLIRTGIGYDLTENNNNVLLGYGFILSQPYVNGEKRENIEHRIFQQFITKQKFGRFNLQHRYRLEERFLKDDFRMRFRYMLGLNIPITQKEMLPKSLYASVYNEIFLHFDSPVFDRNRVYGALGYVINKNMRIEAGYMNQIQENKNRGQIQIGFYNNIPFNKN
- a CDS encoding VOC family protein, whose translation is MTTFTALRPILWVENMDETIGFYTQILGFTLMGRNDDWQWASIRKDDVQIMLSENDYEKPNGINFTGSLYFNVDKVDDLWEDLKAKAKICYEIETFEWEMREFAIYDNNGYILQFGQPADNIGNTE